In Lates calcarifer isolate ASB-BC8 linkage group LG15, TLL_Latcal_v3, whole genome shotgun sequence, one genomic interval encodes:
- the LOC108899482 gene encoding transmembrane protein 176B, which produces MPVSMTRADGVTVFTLTSDPKSHCPPVCEIFKVLCYNPVCCTVSQHLRRTSQSVLGTLHIVIGLLNIGFGVIIGLSRGDFWWEVFPFWLGATFMIFGITCIVSEKFPSPCLVIINVILNLAGVGFAIAAIILYSINIGNRWLWWMCDFDDYYWRIPTPSPEANDIKERCMEGEAMILMLMRSINAVLVVLSVLELCVTISSAVLGIKALRSREKEENKSTDGPELHKPLLEEITTK; this is translated from the exons ATGCCTGTCTCCATGACCAGAGCTGATGGGGTCACAGTGTtcactttgacctctgaccccaaaAGTCATTGCCCTCCAGTCTGTGAAATCTTCAAGGTCCTTTGCTACAACCCTGTGTGCTGCACTGTGTCTCAGCACCTAAGGAGAACGTCTCAGTCTGTACTGGGG aCTCTACACATTGTGATTGGATTGCTCAACATTGGCTTCGGGGTGATTATCGGTTTGAGCCGCGGTGACTTTTGGTGGGAAGTGTTTCCTTTTTGGTTGGGAGCAACG TTTATGATATTTGGCATCACGTGTATTGTGTCCGAGAAGTTCCCCAGTCCCTGTCTG GTCATCATCAATGTGATTCTGAATCTGGCAGGAGTTGGTTTTGCCATCGCAGCCATCATACTCTATAGCATTAATATAGGAAACAGATGGTTGTGGTGGATGTGTGATTTTGACGATTACTACTGGAGGATACCAACTCCATCTCCTGAGGCAAATGACATAAAGGAGAGATGCATGGAAGGCGAGGCAATGATTCTG ATGCTCATGAGAAGCATCAATGCTGTACTGGTTGTCTTGTCAGTCCTGGAGCTCTGCGTCACCATCAGCTCTGCTGTCTTGGGGATCAAGGCTCTGAGGAGCCGTGAGAAGGAAGAGAACAAG agcACTGATGGCCCAGAGCTCCATAAACCACTACTGGAGGAAATCACCACCAAATAA
- the LOC108899481 gene encoding transmembrane protein 176B — MSVSMTKADRVTVFTLTSDLKSPYPPVCEIFKGLCYNPVCCTVSQHLRRTSQSSLGTLHIMIGSLNIGFGVIVGLSRGDFWWELFPFWLPATFMIFGITCIVSEKFPSPCLVIVNVILNLAGVGFAIAAIILYSNVVNIGDRWLSWTCSFEDYWRIPTPYPEANHRNNRCMEGEAMIQMFMRNINAMLVVLSVLELCVTISSAVLGIKALRSSEKEEDKSTDGPELHKPLLEEITTK, encoded by the exons ATGTCTGTCTCCATGACCAAGGCTGATAGGGTCACAGTGTtcactttgacctctgacctcaaaAGTCCTTACCCTCCAGTCTGTGAAATCTTCAAGGGACTTTGCTACAACCCTGTGTGCTGCACTGTGTCTCAGCACCTAAGGAGAACGTCTCAGTCATCACTGGGG ACTCTACACATTATGATTGGGTCACTCAACATTGGCTTCGGGGTGATTGTCGGTTTGAGCCGCGGTGACTTTTGGTGGGAACTGTTTCCTTTTTGGTTGCCAGCAACG TTTATGATATTTGGCATCACGTGTATTGTGTCCGAGAAGTTCCCCAGTCCCTGTCTG GTCATCGTCAATGTGATTCTGAATCTGGCAGGAGTTGGTTTTGCCATCGCAGCCATCATACTCTATAGCAATGTAGTCAATATAGGAGACAGATGGTTGTCATGGACGTGCAGTTTTGAAGATTATTGGAGGATACCAACTCCATATCCTGAGGCaaatcacagaaacaacagatgtaTGGAGGGCGAAGCAATGATACAG ATGTTCATGAGAAACATCAATGCTATGCTGGTTGTCTTGTCAGTCCTGGAGCTCTGTGTCACCATCAGCTCTGCTGTCTTGGGGATCAAAGCTCTGAGGAGCAGTGAGAAGGAAGAGGACAAG agcACTGATGGCCCAGAGCTCCATAAACCACTACTGGAGGAAATCACCACCAAATAA
- the si:dkey-152b24.7 gene encoding 1-phosphatidylinositol phosphodiesterase-like encodes MKASHKCLLFYHILLSVIFLCRGTNVFFNDNGNLVLPGSYNIPWMAGIQDFRTLSLITIPGTHDSMALYGGPEDKCQALSLRDQLRVGVRFLDLKVFGLFDTLYVMHGVMYQHSTFKEVLDTVRAFLSEFQTEAVLIRVQPESFEKKTVNEMVQSLIGNDQHVWVTSGMPNMGQVRGKIVFLQKSTFTLGIPLIDTNGKGNNKVSDTKGKDNRIIKQLNEATEACGGDNAVLTYTSGTGFGTFWGMFLTPKRVAEQVNPWLNQYLRQFYPNQPRPCFGIIAMDFPGIDLIQTVINLNWW; translated from the exons ATGAAGGCTAGTCACAAGTGTCTGCTTTTCTACCATATTTTGCTGTCTGTCAT CTTTTTGTGCCGTGGCACAAACGTGTTCTTCAATGATAATGGAAACCTCGTACTCCCTGGGTCCTACAATATCCCATGGATGGCAGGCATTCAGGATTTCCGCACCTTGTCTCTCATCACCATCCCTGGTACCCATGACAGCATGGCCCTCTATGGAGGCCCAGAGGACAAATGCCAGGCTCTGTCCCTGAGGGATCAGCTGAGGGTCGGTGTTCGTTTTCTGGATCTCAAAGTGTTTGGACTGTTTGATACCCTTTATGTTATGCACGGGGTGATGTACCAGCATAGCACTTTCAAGGAGGTCCTTGACACAGTAAGAGCCTTCTTGTCAGAGTTTCAGACTGAGGCTGTGCTCATTAGAGTGCAACCAGAGTCTTTTGAGAAGAAAACAGTCAATGAAATGGTGCAGAGTCTGATTGGCAATGACCAACATGTCTGGGTGACTTCTGGGATGCCAAACATGGGTCAAGTCAGGGGGAAAATAGTCTTTCTGCAGAAGAGCACCTTCACTTTAGGAATTCCCCTCATAGATACAAATGGGAAAGGCAACAACAAGGTTAGCGACACTAAAGGTAAAGACAACAGAATAATCAAACAGCTGAACGAAGCCACTGAAGCCTGTGGAGGTGATAATGCTGTTCTGACTTACACAAGTGGCACTGGCTTTGGTACTTTCTGGGGAATGTTTCTGACTCCAAAGAGAGTGGCTGAACAGGTTAACCCATGGCTCAACCAATACCTGAGGCAGTTTTACCCTAATCAGCCCAGACCATGCTTTGGTATCATTGCCATGGACTTCCCTGGCATTGACCTCATTCAAACTGTTATCAATTTGAACTGGTGGTAG